One region of Pseudomonas glycinae genomic DNA includes:
- a CDS encoding universal stress protein — protein MPYHHVLVAVDLTEECDPVIHRARELSVSNGAKLSLVHIVEPMAMAFGGDVPMDLSQLQQQQFDQAKERLERLKHKYTELEGANCHLTYGQPRQEIHHFAKEQGCDLIVVGSHGRHGLALLLGSTANDVLHGAPCDVLAVHLVKR, from the coding sequence ATGCCCTACCACCATGTCCTGGTCGCCGTAGATCTGACCGAAGAGTGCGACCCTGTGATCCACCGCGCCCGAGAGCTGTCGGTGAGCAATGGCGCCAAGTTGTCACTGGTGCATATCGTCGAACCGATGGCCATGGCCTTTGGCGGTGACGTGCCGATGGATCTGTCACAACTGCAACAGCAGCAGTTCGATCAGGCCAAGGAACGTCTCGAACGCCTGAAGCACAAGTACACCGAACTCGAAGGCGCCAACTGCCACCTGACCTACGGCCAGCCACGTCAGGAAATCCACCATTTCGCCAAGGAACAGGGCTGCGACCTGATCGTGGTCGGCAGCCATGGCCGGCATGGTCTGGCGCTGTTGCTGGGCTCGACCGCCAATGACGTGCTGCACGGCGCACCTTGCGATGTGCTGGCGGTGCACCTGGTCAAACGCTGA